In Cryptomeria japonica chromosome 1, Sugi_1.0, whole genome shotgun sequence, the sequence tatggaggaaaatctggaactgtgatcactttgtttgccacaagctttttgaagactgattcaagtggttctcccaatggagtgtacttccttcgtgatctagaagttgtttgagtattcacttgattgtttgtagaacttgatcctaaaaagatgaatttgggtcacactgtattggcatcaacaacaccatcattgactgtgtttttgtttttattccaaaatcttggcttatcttttcctttaaagtcatctttgttttccttgaatattttaatgactccttgttcaattaggaccttttctgtcactaagcccttttcaatgacatccttgaaggtggacaaacaagcttttcttagatcatagccaatgtctttgttaacattttgggtgaacatttctaccatttgtttttgtgaaatttcacaagagcatctgctggctagatttctccatctttgtaaaaatgatgcaaaagattctccctctttttgcttggtgttgcacaaagtagtgactgatatgtctgtctctatgttgtaggagaaatgttgaataaatgcctctactaagtcaccccatgacttaataccaggtgggagttgggagaaccattccatagcttgatcacctaagctttgtgggaataatctcatcaaatatgtctcttctgaagctacttcaatgcaagctgtgaaaaactgtcttatgtgtgccttaggatccccttttcctctatacttatcaaatttaggcgtcacaaagtgtgtaggaaatggaggcattggaatgctcttgtcgaatggataaggacatatgtctctcattgtgtatgttggcttcagtgtatttatgtcctccattttcttttgtaagtcccttatttgttgctccaaattgctcttaggtggagatcgacttcttggaccataccccatgcttgaggcaccaattggaggaggagcatattgcatatatggatgatattgatcatacacatgttcatatggaggaggtttatattgatgcggcatatatggagcacttggtatagattcatgttgaggaacaccatatttatTTTGTGCGTGTATGACAtactctacaggtatgtcatgttctattgtgttgcccccaaatttgacacggggttcccttgtgtccaaattttgagcatgcctttgaatatccaattgttttggttgatccatagcttgagcatatctatctgcataagacttccatgttggtctgcgaaggtgagtattaaatacttgaccatgtgtatgtgggacctctggtttttgaagcaaagctgatggtgattcaggtaccatatgtggtcctctatttcctccactattaggtctcctttgatccatgttggagtgagtttgttgcaaaggtcgattttccataatttgagacacgtcaaaatcatgaggtatcttggctccactttgtgccatcatgtgtaagaaatattgtctatccctcctcatcatttcctcaaccaatcgattgaaatggggattcataatggattcttccacatctgctaaatgtattgaaaagttgtccacattgtcattgtgtgtagcattgttgtttgtagtgtccatgttctcaacatttggagtgtttctatagacatccatgtcaggcaatgtagtgtgctcaggattgaaaaagatatcattgtcatactcataagaactcatgtttgcggactcttgagcctctttagtttctctcctagatttttgaagatgagtttcaaccatgaactaggtattgaccaaaatGTGTAAGACtacatgaaaatggaaagagtatggaagactaagagttggatggaatgtaaatgaatctgaaatgtacttgcaaatgtccaaagtgtaagaccaagtatgtatgtagtagagtaggtgtgacttccaaagagaggatagtttctcttgatgaggaaagctgaccttgaccctaaggaagacaaaatgagacccaaaggtaagaaaccttgatgagggaccacttagcaaagtgttgttgtatgtagtgtgttgacaaagtatgatgaggacaagcaagtgaccttttgactcaagtttagacaagtatgaatgtaaactgagatgtgaagcaatgatggactatgtgagacccaaagacaagtttaatgctagatgaaacctgaagaaacaacctaggaagctcaagaattccgaaactgatttcttttgtttgctggactgtgaaatttttttttgcaattctggacacagacgcacctgtatacttcacaaacgggATTCCCAGACAcatacgtgtctctgttcgacacagacgctgctagacacacagacgcgattatgcccttcacagacgtgtttaaattgcacagacgtgtttctgtaaactttgcgcaatttttttttttcaatctgtgaagtcattttgttgtgaccaactctgactgtttgactgtttttcatgacaagaggacacaatgttgatgaggactcaatgtttgcaagtgtttagactccaaaatgactccaagaaaagtgtgttgtttgatgtaaaattgttttgcatacacttgaagacacaaaagacacaatgttttgctgtttggttttttgaatgtttgaatgtttaacataagtcaagcacaattcttatggctggccaagacaatagttgttgatcccacatagggttttacccccgaggctacgctattcagagcggatacttagattcttgacctcactgactccaccctcggcactcacttctcgggtcagccaagcatcagtccccatgaaaactctccatggcgaactttgtatctctactaagaactgtatgtgtgtgggccgctaccagaggtccgacctcctgccccaacaactagaaggatttggacttctaaaacaaaaaggtgctagtaagggcatccgctcgtgtggccatacatgcggcactttcagctctataaatatagaaggctcctagccggtaggggttacgccctacaaatgatcaaataaatttgatcaaacgggtttatggggagacatagtgtcggtatgaactaatcagcacacgttattcatagttttcaccatgaatacatttgattatagtggtttgaaagaggtgggtttttctcgccaccacttgggtcgttctcttctcactagtagtcctaatgaccacacgggaagacaggccctctaaagattaaacaaaaagagcctattgctcaagacacaaaagacaatgattcaattttagtgcaccaatggaagtgtttgctagtctatgaaaacaaggcacacaataaaaatcaaaaactcttgccaaggacctgcaacaaagagttgttagtagtttgggttgtttgaaataatcaccccttcctgcaaacacacaagttaggtaaatttttaaaacccaaaagactttgtgaaataggggccttcaacaagatGTTTTGCtcccaagacaagctgcaccaattttgttagctagatctgaaagtgttagtgcaaaataaactagatctgaaaccctaagtgcaaaattcaaaaaactgaatcaatgaaaacttcaaaattttgaaacaggagatacacagacgctgttacccttAACGCAGATGCGTTtggataacacagacgcggttctgtgatgcacaaacgcgattaaaaaccacagacgcgcCTTCCAGCCACAGACGCGGATagaaatgacacagacgcgtttctgcaacacagacgctCTTTTCTGAAACCTGCATAGACGCGATTCTAGATTctacagacgcgccagaaaataaaaaacgcgatccgaaagtgtgcagacgcggaaaaacctaaaatgctgtcgaaaatgtccgacttgcaacttcaaaaatgcaaaatctgcaacaagaaggttaaatgcaaagggacaagagtcccaccgggcgtgccaaaatgtttatggtgaaaatggataataataataacaatattgaaaggctaaatgaattcaaccaccaaaccctagcctaacaacaacaaagatccaccataacatatgaagattacctaagacaatgtaaataaaacaaaatcacaaagattataccatcacatgtccaatagggttttgatctccattcttcctatctccattgatcttgcttgatatatttgctctcagattttatgtgcacaagagctcaacaaagaacggaatgtggttgcaagtaggatcgtagtgtagccgagtcctcaagattgtcgattaggtcattagggtttgataatgaaggaggcatctccttaaatagaagacaccataagaaatggagggataagattgagaggtgtaaaaaggaggtcggctaggattagagggtaggtagaagaaataataaaataataaaagaggtaggtagtgtaggaattaagagatgaatgacatgtgtcatgtgtagaaaaagctaatgaattaattaaatagataaagatttatttaattaatagaagaaatgggatcaattaaataaataagatatttatttaatttaggaaaaggataatttaaataaataaatgtatttatttaaatgagaaataaggctagaagaggataaatgaattaattaaataaataaagatttatttaattaacagaagaattaggcttagataattaaataaataaatatttatttaattatacatgacaattttgagtgtctacaatatttattctagatttatgtgaacaaagctagataggcttgtgtttgtggaaagttaccttccaagacggatagagagaatagtttgttttttccaaactatcttttatTGATATGCATAGCATTATACTTggccgagtaacttattgaccattgaaacagATGGATTtgtttatgctctctaccacatccttgattgatcttgcttgtttcttaatggaattagaaaaatgaaaatgcatgtatcatctaggcacgcaccaaaTTCCATCATGTCTTTCGAATTCTTTCGCTAAGCAATTTGTGCaaggtcaggtattcttgattgactaagaatttcggggaagtgaaagcttcaaggttgggtggaaaaagaacctaaatcttgttctcgtcttcatgctaaagatttcaTTGAAGATAGCATGGGTTACAGATCAAaggacgcatctcaccctttactttgtattattttgttattgaacttatggcaacttgaaatgcctaagtatagtatgattgagatactacttgtatcaatttattgaatgaagaatctttatcttctatagaaattttgtttttattacgatataaatggaatgatcaaatgaagctatggaagtaaaagtggaatgaaatagacttattaaagaaattatgagtttatttaagaataaagagtatttcagctATTATTGAAATTAGCATGATTTACGTCAttacattaattcaaattaaaattACAATGATAATCCCACttcaaagatttacaaaagaacaTATTAACACCCCATGTATTCCAATAGAGATAAACACCGTACCCTAACACCTTGTAAGATGAGGGAATTCATTGACACATGCTTCACTTCATACAACCATTACTTTTGTCATCCGTGAGATTTGTAAGGGGCTGCTGTCTCAGGGAGATCAGTAggcttctggggttgtaagtcccttgttattctcagcaggtggaagttgtggtgattgacaaagggttaatgccaagctacagttgtgtgagaattggacgaaaaacttatatatgggggtcggttgaaagaatagccgagtgccaggagtgcaccaaggtggtctgcggtagacacctcctcctaggggtgaagaagagtaaccctgccctctagtctcagggagatagaggtcctacatggacattaggggtgaagtagagtaaccccgccttatcattggatggtgaggtttactggtggatgcattctcatggtccctatctcagtgaagcggagtaactgagccaatgttggggatgactcccGGGGAGTTATCTACGACCCGAGGACTAGGGAAGTGGAGTACCTAGGCTCTTGCGAGAAGGATGATCGTGCAATGGATTGTCCCAGTTGGGGAAatggagtacccaagatcttgtaagggggatGGCCGTGCAATGGGCTATCTATATCGGAATGTTGGAGCTTGAGAGTTGGGCaagctatgtgggttgagttgcagagctggaagtccatgtgtcttgtggaacaagtggggtgatgtgcCGGGCATGCACCTAGGTTACCTGATGTGGGATTTGCATAGAGGTCCGGgatctcaaggccctagagtgggggtcAAATGTGGCAGTAGGGACTGGGTTCCGAAAGTGTGCTCATGTGGAGTCGAGCCATGAGGCGAGTCCAAGAGGGTGACaaagatggatgagttgcatgaccGAAAAGAGGACATGGTCCGTAGGCGAGTTGTTCTGGGAGCACAGCTGAGTTGAAGGTGAGTTCAGCGACCAAGGATATTGGTGTGGATCATGGAGCGAAGAGCTTGGtgcccaagtaggagtgcaaggtgttTTGTCAGTCTGAGAGACTTAGACTGAGTGTTTGCATGGAGCTAGTTATTGTGCATAGGATGTACAGGGAACCGGGTTCACCAGTGAAGCCATGTAGGCATAGGCCAGGGGCCCAAAGCAGTGTGACTTGGAGTCCTCATTCAGGAAGAGGTTCTGAGTGGTGTACTGGGTAAGCCGTCGCAGGCTCGGGAGAGAGTCAGTGGTGCACCAGATTGAGTTCCGAAGGAGACAGGGTCTTCATGGATCAGGAGTCTATATGAGAAGCTATCACCAGGGGTGAGGTGCAGTGGTATATGTGctggtgtttcaagagtggacgttgATCTAGGGGCAGGAACTTGTAATCAGATGCTTGGGGAAGTATTCGGGGTAGTGACCAACGACaaagttggaattgtttgtagatcgAGCCAGGGGCCGTCTCTTCATAACAATAAAGCTATCTATTGCCCTAGTgttgtgttcattgtgtggagatggacaaacaggaagctagctcagggagtctagtcgtcccatgagatatgtttggtgcttgagggttcagaggagctgagggaggccaacatggggtGCCAGTGCTGTGGGAGTACTGGGCATGCTCAGAGAGTGTGCAGAGTTGGATCCAGAGGACTTAAGGAGTTCCGGATGGGTCAATGTTAGTAGTcagggtcttatgggggactcaagaAGACGAAGGCATCGAGGAGACCTATAAGCTTGTACCAGGGGTGCAAGGATGGTGCGACAAGACAGTGCTAGAGTAGAGTCAgggacttgaagggagtgctaggagcatcaggatgaaagaaacccgtgagagggttggcatgcacttctattccgcatgggtgtgtgttaatgtggtcaggtggtggacacttgaaaaggtATGGCGTAGTCTGGAAACAAGAAAGGACTTGTCCGCAATGGAAGTCGTGAGTAAGGTTTGCCAGTGCCGCATGAGGTTTgacctcctttggaaggaaaaagcttgtttgggcagCAGGCCGGTCTAGCCCCGTGACAAGATTCTGCTTAGTAAGATGAGGGAATTCATTGACACAAGCTTCACTTTATACAATCATTACTTTTGTCATCCGTGAGATTCTGCTTCTATGCAAAAAGAGATATCCATCAAAGTCTCAACTCTTGActagctttcctagaagaatatGGATAACTTAATGTGAAGGTGAGCACGTGCTGGCTTGAGTTCGTCTAATTCACTCTCGTGCTGAAAGGGCTTCAAGCATCGTAGAAACATAAAAAATATACAATTAAGTGTACAGAAAATAAGATGACAACAATTCGAACATAAAAAAAGTACTACAGATTGATCTAAAATAATTCTTAAAAGCATGATAAAAGCATACAGTAAAATTTAGAAACCATTATAATGCCCAAGCGTGTGTGTTGTTTATATCCTAGGAGTGTTTCTATTGTTACACTCATGTTTTCTTTCCGCTTTTCGATTGCATTTCTATGTTTTCTTTTCGGCTAGGCCGTTGTACTCAAGATTTCAAAGTCTCTTTGGTTCAATGGACTACTGTTCCATTGGCTGTCATAATTTCATGAGCTGCTTACTCATGGAATCTTCATCTCTAATCAAAGAAAGATAATTCATAAATTGAGGTTTCCATTCCATATGCTTAGTAGTTTCTACGCAGGCTAAACTGGAtagtttaatctttattaataTGGAAGCAATAAGAACAAAGAGAAGACTTTCATAAAACAGATTGATTTATTCAGATAGAGAAATCCAGGCGTTTGATTAACTGGTTGATGTATTTTTCTTCCCATCCGCTGTCGCCAAACATGCTCTCTCTCATTTCACTCATTCTCGATTTTACACTTGTTCTCTCCTCGCACTCGTCCTTCACCACTTTGAGCACGGCAGTTCGAATGTGATCCTCGGTAAAACTGCCGTCCTCTTCTCTTTCGACTTCCAATCCTAACTTAAGTTCCCCTCCAACAAGCCTAGCGTTAAGACCCTGATCAACATTCATGGGCAGAAGCACAAGCTTCACTCCAAACTTCACTGCCTCTACCACAGAGCTCCACCCCGAGTGGCTCAGAAACACACCCACCGATGGGTGCGCAAGAATCTGCAGCTGCGGGGCCCACTCGCTATAAACAAGCCCTCGATCTCCAGTTCGAGACTCAAAGCCCTCGGGTAGTATGCTCGATAGGCTACATTCCTCCTTGGAAAAATGAGGGAAGCGGAGCACCCAAAGAAACGGCAGGCCCGTTGCCTCCAAACCACGTGCCAGAGCTCCGATCTGCTCTTTCGAGAGAAAGCATTCGCTCCCAAACGATACATACACTACAGAAGAAGTTGGCTTCTTGTCCAACCATCTCAGACAGAAAGATTCCTTTTCCGAAAGATTCTTCTGGGGAAGATCGGGAGGTAGAGGACCCACAGGGACTACAGCCTTTCCGATTGCTCTCTCCAAATATTGTATAAATTTGTCTTCCATTTCTAAGCACGATCTGATTATAATAAATGAACATCCATGCACTGATTTAAAGAAGCGCTGCATGACTGAGATCTGTCCGTTACTCTCTTTGAAAACACCGACAACATACCGAGCTTCGAAAGGCCGCCAAAGAATTTGAGTAGATGGGTAATCAGGAGGCGGCACGG encodes:
- the LOC131042265 gene encoding putative UDP-rhamnose:rhamnosyltransferase 1, which encodes MGAESKKQLHVLMFPWLAQGHIGPFVELSKRLANHGLKVTFLSTPRNTAKIRPLLLDKIWKIDLVELPLPSVEGLPAGAESTADVPNEMEGVLKTALDGLEKPFEELLQWLLPDYVVHDFSQYWAATVAAKFGIPAIFFLIFNAATSSYLLHPSRDKEDETTVKDLTVPPPDYPSTQILWRPFEARYVVGVFKESNGQISVMQRFFKSVHGCSFIIIRSCLEMEDKFIQYLERAIGKAVVPVGPLPPDLPQKNLSEKESFCLRWLDKKPTSSVVYVSFGSECFLSKEQIGALARGLEATGLPFLWVLRFPHFSKEECSLSSILPEGFESRTGDRGLVYSEWAPQLQILAHPSVGVFLSHSGWSSVVEAVKFGVKLVLLPMNVDQGLNARLVGGELKLGLEVEREEDGSFTEDHIRTAVLKVVKDECEERTSVKSRMSEMRESMFGDSGWEEKYINQLIKRLDFSI